In Silene latifolia isolate original U9 population chromosome 3, ASM4854445v1, whole genome shotgun sequence, a single window of DNA contains:
- the LOC141648516 gene encoding uncharacterized protein LOC141648516 isoform X2, producing the protein MTTNTDQGLSTKLENFLESDDDVSFVNWLRDQPPIDLDIINSLVNKCVESDALKCLIALIRGEVCDMHPKFDSAKLPDSGVTPLAYIAHSCPEDPQLIDLMLTKCGATCLANVYCTIGVIDGLPIHFLLFNLSVMEHLHPWERKKSLIKLVVLLCLWETKPILDSLRVLVKYTDSINAVAWSFLKNGGLKQFAALLLIAREKVIAPFDTGLTISHYIATVIDSITQDELGFDQDECICFLKDAQTLLAMFEIIGDDLSSYCSSMQKYVCCYSLSIV; encoded by the exons ATGACAACAAATACAGACCAAGGATTATCGACTAAGCTTGAGAATTTCCTTGAATCAGACGATGATGTTTCTTTTGTGAATTGGCTCCGAGATCAGCCGCCTATTGATCTTGATATTATCAACTCGTTGGTGAATAAGTGTGTGGAATCCGATGCCTTAAAATGTTTGATTGCGTTGATCAGAGGAGAAGTTTGCGATATGCATCCTAAATTTGATTCAGCAAAGTTGCCTGATAGCGGGGTGACTCCCCTTGCTTACATTGCACATAGTTGTCCTGAAGATCCCCAACTTATCGACCTAATGCTAACAAAATGTGGTGCTACTTGTCTCGCCAATGTCTACTGCACCATTGGTGTAATTGACGGCCTTCCAATTCATTTTCTTCTTTTTAACTTGAG TGTCATGGAGCACCTACACCCGTGGGAGCGAAAGAAATCTCTCATCAAACTTGTTGTGCTACTCTGCCTATGGGAAACG AAACCAATCTTGGATTCTTTACGAGTCCTTGTTAAATATACTGATTCAATCAACGCTGTTGCCTGGAGTTTTTTAAAGAATGGAGGATTGAAACAGTTTGCAGCTCTGCTTTTGATTGCTCGTGAGAAGGTTATAGCTCCGTTCGACACAG GTTTAACGATAAGCCATTACATAGCGACTGTAATCGATTCAATCACCCAAGATGAGCTTGGCTTTGACCAAGACGAGTGCATATGTTTTCTCAAAGATGCGCAAACGTTACTTGCTATGTTTGAGATAATCGGCGATGATTTGAGCTCATATTGTAGCTCAATGCAAAAATACGTATGTTGTTACTCTTTGTCAATTGTGTAA
- the LOC141648529 gene encoding putative jasmonic acid carboxyl methyltransferase 1, translated as MEVERDLHMMKGIDQNSYAKNSSLQRTITTQASPVIEESAREVYNRLSPKCFMMAEMGCSSGPNALLAISRIIDVIDEASQSINQQCPQFGVHLNDLPGNDFNSLFDLLPSFKNAIEAAKGSNFTPCFVTGIPKSFFGRVFPDDFLHFVHSSYGVHFLSQVPNGLVSENGEALNQRNIYIAKTSPPELHKAYYAQFKKDFTLFLSSRSREIVFGGGMVLVFIGSFDSDDHDSIYELLGSTLHDMVLEGLIEKEKLDNFNIPFYSPTVDEVRKLVEDEGSFTLNKLEAFTTDWSVDTSQNPEIRAKFVGKTIRAVAEPLLTTTFSPAVIDNLFLLFETRVKVRMAEKRGEYFNIVLSVTKKE; from the exons ATGGAAGTTGAAAGAGATCTTCACATGATGAAAGGCATCGACCAGAACAGCTATGCAAAGAACTCTTCGCTTCAG AGAACAATAACAACACAAGCAAGCCCAGTAATAGAAGAAAGCGCAAGGGAAGTATATAATAGATTAAGTCCAAAATGCTTTATGATGGCGGAAATGGGTTGCTCTTCAGGGCCTAATGCTTTGCTAGCAATCTCGAGAATCATTGATGTAATTGACGAGGCTAGTCAGAGTATAAATCAACAATGCCCTCAATTTGGTGTCCACCTCAATGATCTTCCTGGGAACGACTTCAATTCGTTGTTTGACCTACTACCAAGTTTCAAAAATGCGATAGAAGCAGCAAAAGGAAGCAATTTCACACCTTGTTTTGTGACCGGAATACCCAAGTCATTTTTCGGAAGAGTCTTTCCTGACGACTTTCTTCATTTTGTTCACTCCTCATATGGTGTTCATTTTCTTTCTCAG GTACCAAACGGATTGGTGAGCGAAAATGGAGAAGCATTGAACCAGAGGAACATATACATAGCAAAAACAAGCCCTCCAGAATTACACAAGGCATATTATGCACAATTTAAGAAGGATTTCACGCTCTTTTTAAGTTCACGTTCAAGGGAAATCGTCTTTGGTGGTGGCATGGTCTTGGTATTCATTGGTAGCTTCGATAGTGATGACCATGATTCAATATACGAGTTGCTTGGCTCTACCTTACATGACATGGTTTTAGAG GGTTTGATCGAGAAGGAAAAACTGGACAACTTCAACATACCATTCTATTCTCCAACAGTTGACGAAGTAAGAAAATTAGTCGAGGATGAAGGATCATTTACTCTCAACAAACTCGAAGCATTTACAACTGATTGGAGCGTAGATACGTCTCAAAACCCCGAAATCCGAGCCAAGTTTGTAGGCAAGACCATAAGAGCGGTGGCAGAACCTTTACTTACAACTACATTTAGCCCTGCTGTTATAGATAATTTGTTTCTATTGTTCGAAACACGTGTTAAGGTACGAATGGCGGAAAAAAGGGGTGAATACTTTAACATTGTGCTATCAGTGACCAAAAAAGAGTAG
- the LOC141646483 gene encoding uncharacterized protein LOC141646483 — MDILERPFYDNLELHEKLEEILKCDDKERFLPLISEYADSVCMHVVVLCAEFHARKCLLAMIEGEVSIPALEIYEKFIPHLPRTPTPLAAVARFFHEAYDIIDLLLKRGPVEHAKIKGYAFDAITAAPCTCPLDHLLMSLSYKPHLFIWTPGTSLYKLILLLCQWETNGSLKSARLLAPHTDGINDIAWTYVRDGRLASFAALLLVAQEKVLVPFDSGLTIRQRIVEIVDALRREGDLDHETLKYQSMLVEARELLDIFQRAGDALSLYCSSMQELVPRHKVLIDVANVLKKTGHALRPMDLDLRDCFRECPEVKNASLFKLADPESSYNKYLLPPSLTRGQAFSPTGRRFPSVGDCQLFHRLKSGPKLDLVRSASMPRLLRTAARQVDAGVSGISMKHLANIAVRLKRGIKF; from the exons ATGGATATCTTGGAACGACCCTTTTATGACAACCTAGAACTGCATGAGAAACTAGAGGAGATTCTCAAATGTGATGACAAAGAACGGTTCTTGCCGTTGATCTCAGAATATGCTGATTCTGTATGCATGCATGTGGTGGTGCTTTGTGCGGAATTTCATGCGAGAAAGTGTTTGCTCGCAATGATCGAAGGGGAGGTGTCCATACCTGCCCTTGAAATTTATGAGAAATTTATACCTCACCTTCCCCGAACACCCACGCCTCTTGCGGCTGTTGCTAGGTTCTTCCATGAAGCTTATGATATTATTGACCTATTGCTCAAGCGAGGCCCAGTTGAGCATGCCAAAATTAAGGGTTATGCATTTGACgcgattactgctgctccatgtACCTGTCCGCTAGATCATTTGCTCATGTCTTTGAG TTATAAACCGCATTTGTTTATATGGACTCCAGGCACTTCTCTCTACAAACTTATTCTTTTACTTTGCCAATGGGAGACG AATGGAAGTTTGAAAAGTGCACGGTTGCTTGCTCCACACACTGATGGGATCAACGATATTGCATGGACATATGTTAGAGATGGAAGATTGGCATCATTTGCTGCTTTGCTTCTTGTGGCTCAAGAGAAGGTCTTGGTTCCATTTGACTCGG GCTTGACAATTAGACAACGCATTGTGGAAATTGTGGATGCATTGCGTCGCGAGGGTGATCTTGACCATGAAACACTTAAATATCAGTCAATGCTTGTAGAAGCCCGCGAGTTGCTTGATATTTTTCAGAGGGCTGGTGATGCCTTGAGCTTATATTGTAGTTCAATGCAAGAACTC GTTCCTCGACACAAAGTATTGATCGATGTTGCTAATGTGCTTAAGAAGACAGGTCATGCACTGCGGCCGATGGACCTTGACCTTAGAGATTGTTTCAG GGAATGCCCTGAGGTAAAAAACGCAAGTTTGTTCAAACTGGCAG ATCCTGAAAGCTCATACAACAAATACCTTTTACCTCCGTCTCTTACTCGTGGCCAAGCGTTTTCTCCAACAGGCCGCAGATTTCCTAGT GTTGGAGATTGCCAGTTATTTCACAGGCTTAAGTCAGGTCCAAAGCTAGATCTTGTGCGTTCTGCTTCCATGCCAAGGCTGCTCAGAACGGCAGCTAGGCAGGTCGATGCTGGTGTTTCAGGTATTTCAATGAAGCATTTGGCGAACATTGCCGTACGACTAAAGAGAGGGATTAAGTTTTAA
- the LOC141648527 gene encoding putative jasmonic acid carboxyl methyltransferase 2, whose translation MEVEKVLHMKKGVGDNSYAKNSSLQRTIMTQARPIIEESIREVYDNLRPKCLMMADMGCSSGPNALLVVSRIIDIIDDASRSLNRQCPQFGVFLNDLPGNDFNALFNLLPSFNQALEEAKGSSFGPCLISGIPKSFYGRVFPDNFLHFVHSSYSVHWLSQVPRGLVNENGESLNKGNIYIAKTSPPEIHMAYYAQFKRDFTLFLRSRTKEMVSGGGLVLVLQGCFHSEDPDSIWELLGSTLQDMVIEGMIEQEKLDEFDMPFYSPTVEEVRKLVEAEGSFVLNKLETFTVDWSIDKSQNLETRAKLVTKTIRAVTESLLANAFSHAVMDDLFLLFEIRVKEQMVGQRSEYLNIVLSVTNKKE comes from the exons ATGGAAGTCGAAAAGGTTCTTCATATGAAAAAAGGCGTTGGTGACAATAGCTATGCAAAGAATTCTTCGCTTCAG AGAACAATTATGACTCAAGCGAGACCGATAATAGAAGAAAGCATTAGGGAAGTCTACGATAATTTGAGGCCGAAATGCCTTATGATGGCGGACATGGGTTGTTCTTCAGGCCCGAATGCATTACTAGTAGTCTCAAGAATCATTGACATAATTGATGATGCTAGCCGGAGTTTAAACCGACAATGCCCTCAATTTGGAGTGTTCTTAAACGATCTACCCGGGAATGACTTCAATGCCTTGTTTAACTTGCTCCCAAGCTTCAATCAAGCCTTAGAAGAAGCTAAAGGAAGCAGTTTTGGACCTTGTTTGATATCAGGAATACCGAAGTCATTTTATGGACGAGTTTTTCCCGACAATTTTCTTCATTTTGTACACTCTTCTTATAGTGTTCACTGGCTTTCTCag GTACCAAGAGGATTGGTGAACGAAAATGGAGAATCGTTGAACAAGGGGAATATATACATAGCAAAAACAAGCCCTCCAGAAATACACATGGCATATTATGCGCAATTTAAGAGGGATTTTACATTGTTTTTAAGGTCGCGTACAAAGGAAATGGTCTCTGGAGGCGGCTTGGTCTTGGTACTCCAAGGTTGCTTTCACAGTGAAGACCCTGACTCGATATGGGAGTTACTCGGCTCTACCCTCCAAGACATGGTCATAGAG GGTATGATTGAGCAGGAAAAATTGGACGAGTTTGACATGCCGTTTTATTCTCCAACAGTCGAGGAGGTAAGAAAATTAGTCGAGGCAGAAGGATCATTTGTTCTCAACAAACTTGAAACATTTACAGTTGATTGGAGCATAGATAAGTCTCAAAACCTCGAAACCCGAGCCAAATTGGTAACCAAAACCATAAGAGCAGTGACTGAGTCTTTACTTGCTAATGCATTTAGCCATGCCGTCATGGATGATTTGTTTCTATTGTTCGAAATACGTGTTAAGGAACAAATGGTCGGACAAAGAAGTGAATACCTTAACATTGTGTTATCAGTGACCAATAAGAAAGAGTAG
- the LOC141648516 gene encoding uncharacterized protein LOC141648516 isoform X1, whose amino-acid sequence MTTNKHQGLSTRLENFLESDDDVSFVNWLRDQPPIDLDIINSLVNACVELDALKCLIALIRGEVCNMHPTFDAAKLPDSGVTPLAYIAHSCPEDPQLIDLMLTKCGATCLANVYCTIGVIDGLPIHFLLTNLSVMDHLYSWKRKKSLTKLVVLLCLWETKPILDSLRVLVKYTDSINGIAWSFLKNGGLKQFTALLLIAREKVIAPFDTGLTISHYIATVIDSITQDELGFDQDECICFLKDAQTLLAMFEIIGDDLSSYCSAMQKHGISCYRCTRCTPVGASWCW is encoded by the exons ATGACAACAAATAAACACCAAGGATTATCTACTAGGCTTGAGAATTTCCTTGAATCAGACGATGATGTTTCTTTTGTGAATTGGCTCCGAGATCAGCCGCCAATTGATCTCGATATTATCAACTCGTTGGTGAATGCGTGTGTGGAATTGGATGCCTTAAAGTGTTTGATTGCTTTGATCAGAGGAGAAGTTTGCAATATGCATCCTACATTTGATGCAGCAAAGTTGCCTGATAGCGGTGTGACTCCTCTTGCTTACATTGCACATAGTTGCCCTGAAGATCCCCAACTTATCGACCTAATGCTAACAAAATGTGGTGCTACTTGTCTCGCCAATGTCTACTGCACCATTGGTGTAATTGACGGCCTTCCTATTCATTTTCTTCTTACCAACTTGAG TGTCATGGACCACCTATACTCGTGGAAGCGAAAGAAATCTCTCACCAAACTTGTTGTGCTACTCTGCCTTTGGGAAACG AAACCAATCTTAGATTCTTTACGAGTGCTTGTTAAATATACTGATTCAATCAACGGTATTGCCTGGAGTTTTTTAAAGAATGGAGGGTTAAAACAGTTTACAGCTCTGCTTTTGATTGCTCGTGAGAAGGTTATAGCTCCGTTTGACACAG GTTTAACGATAAGCCATTATATAGCGACTGTAATCGATTCAATCACCCAAGATGAGCTTGGCTTTGACCAAGACGAGTGCATATGTTTTCTCAAGGATGCGCAAACGTTACTTGCTATGTTTGAGATAATCGGCGATGATTTGAGCTCATATTGTAGCGCAATGCAAAAACAC GGGATTTCCTGCTACAGATGCACTAGATGCACTCCCGTGGGAGCGTCTTG GTGCTGGTAA